GGTGGTTCAGATCAAGTCTTTGTGGTATCCATACCCGACTATGGGGTCACACCTTTCGGATCGGGAAATGCGCAGCAGATAGGAGAGCAGATAGATATGTATAATGCCTATGCCTTACAGGTATGTACCGATAGGGGTATTCCATTTATCGATATCACCACGATCTCGCGTCAATTGGGCGATGGTCCCGATGCACTCGCACCAGATAACCTGCATCCGAGCCGCTTCCAGTATAGTCTGTGGGTGGAGGAGGTCTTGCCTGTTGTCGAGGTCATCCTTGGTAAATGAGCTGTCCAAGAACACCTGTACGCTGATTATACAGACTCTTCCTCGCTTACACCTCGTCTGAATGACTGATTGATCGAGGTAACTAGTTCCAAATCAACGGTCATTCAGAGTGTAGCGGAGCGGAACGAAGAATCTGCTAAATAGTACGTCCTCTTAATCCATTCATGCATCCCTTCCATGGTTCCTCCCATTGATTTTCATTCCTTCGCCCCATGAGCCTAGGAGCCATAGCCGCAGGGCATGAAACGACTTTGGAATCGGCAGAAGAGATCCTCCGTGCTGGAGGGAATGCCTTCGATGCGGCTATCTCAGCTTGCTTCACGCTCTTTGCCGCAGAACCATGCATGGGCTCGGCCGGAGCGGGTGGCTTTGCGATGTGTCACTCTAACGCGCATGGCACACATCTTTTGGATTTCTTCACTCAGACTCCCCGTGCCAAGGACGTGGACCGCGAGCTCGATTTCAGGCCGGTCACTGTAGATTTCGGTACCGAACAGGAGATATTCCACATCGGCAAGGCAAGCATTGCTGTTCCGGGGGTGATCGCGGGTCTGGGGGAACTACACCGTAGATATGGTACCATGCCCATGTCCGAATTGGTGCAACATGCCAAGTCGGTCTCTAAAGCGGGGGTCCATGTCAATGAATTCGGGGAGATAGATATGGCCCTTCTCCAAGACATCTTCAAGCTAGAGGAATCAGTCCAAGATATCTTCTTCCGTGATGGTGAGCCCAAGAAGCTGGGGGATACCATGGTCTATCCTCATCTGGCCGATTTTCTGGATTTCATCGCCTCAGAGGGAGACCGGGGTTTCTATCACGGGGAGATAGGTGAAAGAGTGAGTCGGTCGATCTATGAAGGAGGAGGTTTTCTGACCCGAGCTGATTTCCAGAATTATCGTGCACGCTGGAGCCGACCCATGTTGATGCCCTATCACGGGAATCAACTTTGCCTACCCAATGGACCGAGCTACGGTGGAGCCATCATGGCCTTGCTCGACCATCATCGCAACCAAGATGGACTAGGGCTTACGAGCTTGCTGGGGCTGGTCAAGGAGGAGATACATGAGAAGGGGGGAATCGGCCGCACGATGAAACGATTGCTCCCAAATCTGGATTACCGCTATCAAGGTACCGGTGAGGCCAGCAAGGGTACCAGTCATTTTTCCATCATCGATGCTCAAGGGAATGCCATCGGTCTCACATTGAGTATAGGCGAGGGGAGCGGATATTGGATTCCGGGTACGGATATGCAGATGAACAACATGCTCGGAGAACTTTTCCTCCTGCCCAAGGGTGCGCATTCTTGGGCACTGGACCAGCGACTCAATTCCATGATGTCACCGGTCATGGTCCGGGACCTGGAAGGCCAGGTGCGCTATGTAGGTGGTTCTGGAGGTGCAGGACGTATTCCCTATGTGATCTATCAGGTGATGGAAGCTCTATTTGCACACGGTCTTTCTCTGGAAGAAGCTACCCTCTTTCCACGCCAGCATTGGCATGAGGGCACACTGCACTTCGAGGCAGGTAGTCAAGTGGAAGATGTGGCCTCTGACCGCACCCAGCGCTGTTGGGACGAGCATTCGCTCTTCTTCGGTGGAGTTCATTCTATCTACACAGATGGCTCAGGCGGACTTCAAGCAGTCGGAGATCCGAGAAGGTATGGGGTAGCGAAGGTGCTCTGAATCAAGTGTTGAATTCCCCTTTATGTTCCAATGCTTGCTGGATATGTGCCGCATGATGCTTGCAATGCCAATCGTAGTTGGCCAAGGCCTGATCCAAGGTGTAGGTGTTCTGGTATTCCGGATGCACATAATGCTTGGCAAAATCACTATCGCTCATTCCACCCAGCAATCTGGACCATCGGCTATGTACACCCTTCAGAATATCAAGCGACTCCCGGATCGGAGCATCCAGCGTGTCTGTAAGCTCGGCCCAGCGGTCTTCGAAATAGGGTCGTATGGTAGGAGAGTCCTCGGTCAGGGTCAACTTGAAACGGATGAGGGCATTCATATGACTGTCTGCACAGTGATGCACGACCTGCCTTATCATCCAACCCTCTGGCCGATAGCGCCAATCCAATTCTTCGCTAAGGCCTGAGACCATCGCTTCCAGCTTTTCTGGAAATGCTCGGATGGTCTCCGTCATCTGCTTGCGCTGTTCCGAGCTCAGCACACCGGGCATTTGGAATCTCCCTACCGGGAAACGGAGTGTTTCAATGTCCTTCATCGGTCTTATAGAATCTTTCTGGAGAAACTTGTAGGGTGGTCAACTCCACTTCATGTCCATCGGGGTCGTGGAGATAGATCGAATTGAAATAAATGTGGTCATGCTCTTTGAAGTGGATTCCGCTCTGAGTGAATCGTTCTTTCGCCAATTCATAATTCGCTCTATCCACATGGAATGCGAAATGATCGATACGTACGTTCCGAGAATGCGTATCCAACTTGGGATGGTCCAGCTGCGCAGGGAAGAGAGCCACTCCGGATCGTCCGCTCAACATGAAGATGGGATAGGCGCCCCATTCCGGTATCTCATAGCGCTGCAGTCCTAAGACCATTTCATACCACTCAGCGGATCTCGACAAGCTTTTCACCCGTATAGCCACATGATCCAAGAAGTCGATCTTCAACGGCTTAGCACTCATCGCTTCTCAGCTATGATCTCCACCATGGCCGGGCAGA
The nucleotide sequence above comes from Flavobacteriales bacterium. Encoded proteins:
- a CDS encoding gamma-glutamyltranspeptidase, with protein sequence MSLGAIAAGHETTLESAEEILRAGGNAFDAAISACFTLFAAEPCMGSAGAGGFAMCHSNAHGTHLLDFFTQTPRAKDVDRELDFRPVTVDFGTEQEIFHIGKASIAVPGVIAGLGELHRRYGTMPMSELVQHAKSVSKAGVHVNEFGEIDMALLQDIFKLEESVQDIFFRDGEPKKLGDTMVYPHLADFLDFIASEGDRGFYHGEIGERVSRSIYEGGGFLTRADFQNYRARWSRPMLMPYHGNQLCLPNGPSYGGAIMALLDHHRNQDGLGLTSLLGLVKEEIHEKGGIGRTMKRLLPNLDYRYQGTGEASKGTSHFSIIDAQGNAIGLTLSIGEGSGYWIPGTDMQMNNMLGELFLLPKGAHSWALDQRLNSMMSPVMVRDLEGQVRYVGGSGGAGRIPYVIYQVMEALFAHGLSLEEATLFPRQHWHEGTLHFEAGSQVEDVASDRTQRCWDEHSLFFGGVHSIYTDGSGGLQAVGDPRRYGVAKVL
- a CDS encoding putative metal-dependent hydrolase; this translates as MKDIETLRFPVGRFQMPGVLSSEQRKQMTETIRAFPEKLEAMVSGLSEELDWRYRPEGWMIRQVVHHCADSHMNALIRFKLTLTEDSPTIRPYFEDRWAELTDTLDAPIRESLDILKGVHSRWSRLLGGMSDSDFAKHYVHPEYQNTYTLDQALANYDWHCKHHAAHIQQALEHKGEFNT
- a CDS encoding VOC family protein; translated protein: MSAKPLKIDFLDHVAIRVKSLSRSAEWYEMVLGLQRYEIPEWGAYPIFMLSGRSGVALFPAQLDHPKLDTHSRNVRIDHFAFHVDRANYELAKERFTQSGIHFKEHDHIYFNSIYLHDPDGHEVELTTLQVSPERFYKTDEGH